Proteins from one Hallerella porci genomic window:
- a CDS encoding transposase produces the protein QRQSYKRTLKKVHRDQRFRNHPKNGKKAHKADRRLKTIAGRLVRELERNLASKNLLNTYKGKIELFKKVLEQKRCDKDKVYSLHEPEVKCIGKGKEHKKYEFGNKVSIARSYSGIIVGAVSFRDEYDGHTIDDTLDHVEQMLGFRPSRAACDRGYRGQKESGTTKIVIPDVPKKNATYYQKEKAHKLFCKRAGIEPINGHLKSDHRMGRNFYKGIFGDILNAKLAAAAFNFKRAMRRFFALLEWLYCCFLCREGVNKNGEPPYPALAK, from the coding sequence GCAAAGACAGTCCTACAAGAGAACCTTGAAGAAGGTCCATCGTGACCAGCGTTTCCGCAATCACCCGAAGAACGGCAAGAAGGCTCACAAGGCAGATCGCAGGCTGAAGACAATCGCGGGACGGCTCGTCCGTGAATTAGAGCGAAATCTCGCCAGCAAGAACTTGTTGAACACGTACAAAGGAAAAATCGAGCTTTTCAAAAAAGTTTTGGAGCAGAAGAGGTGCGACAAGGACAAGGTCTATTCGCTACACGAGCCCGAAGTAAAATGCATCGGCAAGGGCAAGGAACACAAGAAATACGAGTTCGGCAACAAGGTGTCAATCGCCCGGAGCTACAGCGGCATCATTGTCGGCGCGGTCTCGTTCCGGGACGAGTATGACGGACATACGATAGACGATACGCTTGACCATGTTGAACAAATGCTTGGATTCAGGCCGAGCCGGGCCGCATGCGACCGGGGCTACCGCGGACAAAAGGAATCCGGAACGACAAAGATCGTAATACCGGACGTCCCGAAGAAAAACGCGACTTACTACCAGAAGGAAAAGGCTCACAAGCTTTTTTGCAAGAGGGCGGGCATCGAGCCTATCAACGGCCACCTGAAAAGCGACCACCGTATGGGCAGAAATTTCTACAAGGGAATCTTTGGCGACATACTCAATGCAAAGCTTGCTGCGGCAGCGTTCAACTTCAAGAGGGCCATGAGGCGCTTTTTTGCCCTGTTGGAATGGCTGTACTGTTGCTTCCTTTGCCGGGAAGGGGTGAATAAAAACGGCGAACCTCCTTATCCTGCGCTCGCAAAGTGA